From a single Cherax quadricarinatus isolate ZL_2023a chromosome 7, ASM3850222v1, whole genome shotgun sequence genomic region:
- the LOC128686762 gene encoding BUD13 homolog isoform X1: MAAPLSQKEYLKKYLSGNDPEKKKKKKKKKDKVSGSSKGMRIIEDSLDMKNVPFGYADDDDNPTVAEVTYEDEKMKIMEEFQGNRRWKKLKDKESKDENDHDWQQLHGSRKTSKESPPRRARYDSGSPPRKKRHDSESPPRKTRHDSVSPQRRRRHDSGSPPPRARHNSRSPPKRARHDSGSPPRRARHDSGSPPLRLRQNSCSPSRRRRRDSGSPPRIRNVSESPRVRKADQNSDESPQSGDMKMSSVKRLRHDSDSFPLANVETKQNALNSELSPRRKRHDSDYSPERKKPDADASPQRRKYDSDASPQRKKHDSNTSFQRKTHDSGISAPERKRHDLDTSPSRRRHDLNPPGPGSKRQNLGISPQRMQNDSDTSPSRMKRNESHTSPQRKKRQDSGTSPQRKLREDPSLSPSRRSNSSTSPSRKGKDLHALSFRRKTNDSDISSHGREEIDSDSSHRKKSDSDTSPPRRKRNDSDSLSPRRKKLDSDSPPPRRRNNSDSSPLRKKRAESHPTPPVRIRNDSDSSPPRKKKDDSQASPPRRKRNDSDCSPPRRKRSDSDASPPRRKRNDSDSSPPRRKRNDSDSSPPRKKMDDSHNHSQRDRRQHPERKMTTQEYLVARKRGELKKDTPEDIARKEREAVLQRQAEEKHQQWKHGVKQVQEYQQKVADETHEMGKAFARTADDADMNDRLKVVARKEDPMLEYILQKDVKSSKQPVKPTYKGSFPPNRLNVRPGYRWDGVDRSNGFEKQWFERKNSRKAQDEEAYKWSVSDM, encoded by the exons ATGGCTGCCCCATTAAGTCAGAAAGAATATCTGAAGAAGTACCTGAGTGGCAATGACcctgaaaagaaaaagaagaaaaagaaaaagaaagataaGGTTTCTGGGTCAAGCAAAGG AATGCGCATCATTGAAGATTCTCTCGATATGAAAAATGTACCCTTTGGATATGCAGATGATGATGATAATCCTACAGTAGCTGAAGTTACATATGAAGatgaaaaaatgaaaataatGGAAGAATTCCAAGGAAACAGAAGATGGAAGAAGTTAAAAGACAAGGAGAGTAAGGATGAAAATGACCATGATTGGCAGCAGTTGCATGGGTCAAGAAAAACATCGAAAGAGTCTCCACCACGCAGGGCAAGATATGACTCTGGTTCTCCACCTAGGAAAAAAAGACATGATTCTGAGTCCCCACCACGAAAGACAAGACATGACTCAGTATCTCCTCAACGGAGAAGAAGGCATGATTCTGGATCACCTCCACCAAGAGCAAGACATAACTCAAGATCTCCACCAAAGAGGGCCAGACATGACTCAGGTTCTCCACCAAGGAGGGCACGACATGACTCTGGATCCCCACCACTGAGGTTGAGACAGAATTCTTGCTCTCCCTCACGGAGAAGAAGACGCGATTCTGGATCACCCCCAAGGATTCGAAATGTCTCTGAATCCCCACGAGTAAGAAAAGCAGATCAGAATTCTGATGAATCGCCTCAGTCTGGTGATATGAAGATGTCATCAGTAAAAAGATTGAGACATGATTCAGATTCATTTCCATTAGCAAATGTGGAAACTAAACAAAATGCTCTTAATTCTGAATTATCACCAAGAAGAAAAAGACATGATTCTGATTATTCACCTGAAAGAAAAAAACCTGATGCAGATGCCTCACCTCAGAGAAGAAAATATGATTCAGATGCCTCACCTCAAAGAAAAAAACATGATTCAAACACTTCTTTTCAAAGAAAAACACACGATTCAGGCATTTCAGCTCCTGAAAGAAAACGGCATGATTTAGACACATCGCCTTCTAGAAGACGGCATGACTTGAACCCTCCAGGCCCTGGAAGTAAAAGACAGAATTTGGGCATTTCTCCTCAAAGAATGCAAAATGATTCAGATACATCACCTTCAAGGATGAAAAGGAATGAATCACATACTTCACCACAAAGAAAAAAGAGACAAGATTCAGGCACTTCACCTCAGAGAAAATTAAGAGAGGATCCAAGCCTCTCACCCTCAAGAAGAAGCAATTCAAGTACTTCACCCTCAAGAAAAGGTAAAGATCTTCATGCATTATCTTTTAGGAGGAAAACCAATGATTCAGATATCTCTTCTCATGGAAGGGAGGAAATTGATTCAGATTCATCACACAGGAAAAAGAGTGattctgacacctcaccaccacgAAGAAAAAGGAATGACTCTGATTCTTTGTCTCCTAGAAGAAAAAAACTTGATTCTGATTCACCTCCTCCCAGAAGACGGAATAATTCTGATTCTTCTCCTCTTAGGAAAAAAAGAGCTGAATCTCATCCAACACCACCAGTGAGAATAAGGAATGATTCTGATTCTTCACCTCCAAGAAAGAAAAAAGATGATTCTCAGGCCTCTCCTCCAAGGAGAAAGAGGAATGATTCTGATTGCTCCCCTCCTAGAAGGAAAAGAAGTGACTCTGATGCTTCACCTCCCCGAAGAAAACGAAATGATTCTGACTCCTCGCCACCCAGGAGAAAAAGAAATGATTCTGATTCCTCTCCACCTAGGAAAAAAATGGATGATTCACATAACCATTCCCAGAGAGACCGTAGGCAACATCCAGAACGCAAAATGACCACTCAAGAATATCTCGTAGCAAGAAAGAGAGGAGAGTTGAAGAAAGACACTCCAGAAGATATTGCCAGAAAGGAAAGGGAGGCGGTGTTGCAGCGTCAGGCTGAAGAAAAGCATCAGCAGTGGAAACATGGAGTAAAGCAAGTGCAAGAGTACCAACAAAAAGTAGCTGATGAAACACATGAAATGGGTAAAGCCTTTGCAAGAACAGCAGATGATGCAGACATGAATGATCGATTAAAAGTTGTAGCTAGAAAAGAAGACCCGATGTTAGAGTACATTTTGCAGAAGGATGTGAAATCAAGTAAGCAGCCTGTGAAACCAACATACAAGGGTTCATTTCCTCCAAATAGACTAAATGTTCGACCTGGGTACAGGTGGGATGGGGTAGACAGATCAAATGGCTTTGAGAAACAGTGGTTTGAACGTAAGAACAGTAGGAAGGCTCAAGATGAAGAAGCATATAAATGGAGTGTATCTGATATGTAG